The proteins below are encoded in one region of Ferruginibacter lapsinanis:
- a CDS encoding 6-pyruvoyl trahydropterin synthase family protein, whose translation MVYLTRVEHFNAAHKLWNPDWSEEKNKETFGKCANENWHGHNYEIHVTVKGEMQPDTGFIFNAKRLSVIINEHICDKIDHKNLNIDVEFMKGQFTTAENLTVNIWKQLQPVLKAEGVDLHCVKLMETPRIFVEYYG comes from the coding sequence ATGGTCTATTTAACAAGGGTTGAGCATTTTAACGCAGCTCACAAACTATGGAATCCTGACTGGAGTGAGGAGAAGAATAAAGAAACATTTGGCAAATGCGCCAATGAGAACTGGCATGGGCATAATTATGAAATTCATGTAACCGTAAAAGGTGAAATGCAACCAGATACCGGTTTCATATTTAATGCTAAAAGGTTAAGTGTTATAATTAATGAGCATATATGTGATAAGATCGATCATAAAAACCTCAATATTGATGTGGAGTTTATGAAAGGTCAGTTTACAACGGCTGAAAATTTAACAGTTAATATATGGAAGCAATTGCAGCCGGTTTTAAAGGCTGAAGGAGTAGATCTGCATTGTGTTAAATTAATGGAAACTCCGAGAATTTTCGTTGAGTATTACGGATAA
- a CDS encoding 1,4-dihydroxy-6-naphthoate synthase encodes MKLTLGFSPCPNDTFIFDALVNNKIDTEGLEFDIVLEDVQTLNQWAIEDKLDITKLSYGVLPLVLDKYIVLNSGSALGRGVGPLLIKNERSTIKNIEDNLIAVPGKNTTAHLLFSLAFPTATNKIFLRYDEIENFVKDNKGLGVIIHENRFTYADKGLEKIIDLGDYWENETSNPIPLGGIVISRNIDISIQKKVDVLIRKSIEYAFSNYPTLTDFIRRHSQEMSEDVMRKHIDLYVNNYSISLGEDGKKAIEKLLSVYQQTNQIKGKYINIFLN; translated from the coding sequence ATGAAATTAACTCTTGGCTTTTCGCCCTGCCCCAATGATACTTTTATTTTTGATGCGCTGGTAAATAACAAAATTGATACCGAAGGACTGGAATTCGATATTGTACTGGAAGACGTGCAAACCCTTAACCAATGGGCTATTGAGGACAAACTGGATATTACAAAATTAAGCTATGGTGTTTTACCTTTAGTATTAGATAAATATATTGTACTTAACAGCGGCAGTGCATTGGGCAGAGGTGTAGGTCCCTTATTAATTAAAAATGAAAGATCAACAATTAAAAATATTGAGGATAATCTAATAGCAGTACCCGGCAAAAACACTACCGCACATTTGCTTTTTTCACTGGCTTTTCCTACTGCAACAAACAAAATATTTCTTCGATATGATGAGATAGAAAATTTTGTAAAAGATAATAAAGGACTAGGTGTGATCATCCATGAAAATCGATTTACTTATGCCGACAAAGGACTAGAAAAAATAATTGACCTTGGAGATTATTGGGAAAATGAAACCAGCAATCCTATTCCCCTTGGTGGTATTGTTATCAGCAGAAATATTGATATATCAATTCAGAAAAAGGTGGATGTTCTTATTAGGAAAAGTATAGAGTATGCATTTTCTAACTATCCAACCCTTACAGATTTTATCAGAAGACATTCGCAGGAAATGAGCGAGGATGTAATGCGTAAACATATCGATCTATACGTAAATAATTATTCGATCAGTTTGGGAGAAGATGGCAAAAAAGCGATCGAAAAATTGTTATCTGTTTACCAGCAAACAAATCAGATAAAAGGTAAATACATAAACATATTCCTGAACTAG
- a CDS encoding aminotransferase class IV: MSIFFYHNGKFYSEGTLIVGAENRGLRYGDGLFETMKIINGKIIAEDDHLARLWAGMKVLQFDVPKHFTPDKVLEAIIALAKKNNHLNAARVRLTVYRGDGGLFDAVSHQPDYIIQTWALPESNGQWNSNGLVLGIYTDVKKSCDILSNLKHNNYLPYIMAALHAKKEKWNDAVVLNTFGRVCETTIANIFIIKENRIFTPSLKEGCVAGVFRRTFLRNVAAAGYAVIEKEITTDELQNADEVFLTNSIYNIRWVQRIGDKEFLNTVTQKIYSDISSTIY; encoded by the coding sequence ATGAGCATTTTTTTTTACCATAACGGAAAATTTTATTCTGAAGGAACTTTAATAGTTGGCGCAGAGAACAGAGGCTTGCGCTATGGTGATGGTTTGTTCGAAACCATGAAGATCATCAATGGTAAGATCATTGCTGAAGATGATCATTTAGCCAGGCTTTGGGCCGGAATGAAAGTGTTGCAATTTGATGTCCCCAAACATTTTACTCCCGATAAAGTACTTGAAGCAATAATTGCGCTTGCAAAAAAGAATAATCATCTGAATGCTGCCAGAGTACGACTGACTGTTTATAGAGGAGATGGTGGTTTGTTTGATGCGGTCAGTCATCAGCCTGATTATATTATACAAACCTGGGCATTGCCTGAAAGCAACGGACAATGGAATAGTAATGGGTTGGTATTAGGAATTTATACTGACGTAAAAAAAAGTTGTGATATTCTGAGCAATTTAAAACATAACAATTATTTGCCTTATATAATGGCGGCACTTCATGCCAAGAAGGAAAAATGGAATGATGCGGTCGTACTAAATACTTTTGGAAGGGTGTGTGAGACAACTATTGCCAATATATTCATCATAAAAGAAAATAGAATATTTACACCTTCTTTGAAAGAAGGGTGTGTGGCGGGTGTTTTTCGGAGAACATTCTTACGTAATGTTGCAGCAGCAGGATATGCTGTGATTGAAAAAGAGATAACTACCGATGAACTACAAAATGCGGATGAAGTTTTTTTGACCAACAGTATTTATAATATCAGATGGGTGCAGCGTATTGGCGACAAAGAGTTTTTGAACACGGTTACTCAAAAAATTTATTCTGATATTAGCTCAACTATTTACTAA
- the folE gene encoding GTP cyclohydrolase I FolE translates to MAYRKIDQYDEDVTSGLIKNYRETLQLLGEDAGREGLEKTPERLAKAMQFLTQGYQQDANAILNSAKFHEDVSEMIIVKDIELYSMCEHHMLPFYGKAHVAYIPNGWITGLSKVARVVDVFSRRLQVQERLTTQILNAIKETLNPHGVAVVIEASHLCMMMRGVQKQNSVTTTSAFDGEFMKPTTRNEFVKLIGAKLH, encoded by the coding sequence ATGGCATATAGAAAAATTGATCAGTACGATGAAGATGTTACTTCAGGCCTGATAAAAAATTACAGAGAAACGCTGCAATTACTTGGGGAAGATGCCGGGAGAGAAGGGCTGGAAAAGACGCCTGAGCGTTTGGCCAAAGCGATGCAGTTTTTAACACAAGGCTATCAGCAGGATGCGAATGCAATTTTGAACTCAGCGAAATTTCATGAAGACGTAAGTGAGATGATCATTGTAAAAGACATCGAGCTGTATAGCATGTGCGAACATCATATGTTACCGTTTTATGGGAAAGCTCATGTAGCGTATATCCCCAATGGCTGGATCACCGGATTGAGTAAAGTGGCCAGAGTGGTAGATGTGTTTAGCAGAAGGTTGCAGGTGCAGGAGAGATTGACGACTCAGATATTGAATGCAATTAAAGAAACATTGAATCCGCACGGGGTGGCAGTAGTAATTGAAGCATCGCACTTATGTATGATGATGAGGGGGGTGCAAAAACAAAATTCAGTAACGACGACATCAGCATTTGATGGAGAGTTTATGAAACCTACTACCCGAAATGAATTTGTGAAATTGATAGGAGCTAAATTGCACTAG
- a CDS encoding response regulator transcription factor — protein MSTNIEPLRVIIADDHVLYRAGVKTALSAKKDIKIIAEADNGMHLLNLLKNIEADVILLDIQMPIMDGITALPEIKKNWPHIKVIMLTMLDDHSMITRLMELGANSYLSKTSDSEIIYEAIKTVFEQEYYFNSLTNKALLVNLKQKNVAMPQKMAHEDVKLSDKEITILKLMCDEKSTKEIAEAVDLSPRTVEAMRDKLKVKTGAKNTAGLIMYAVKHKLIGEEM, from the coding sequence ATGTCAACCAATATAGAACCACTAAGAGTAATCATCGCCGATGACCATGTGTTATACAGAGCAGGAGTTAAGACAGCTTTGAGTGCTAAGAAAGATATTAAAATTATTGCCGAGGCAGACAATGGAATGCATTTATTGAATCTGCTTAAAAATATAGAAGCAGATGTAATATTGCTGGACATTCAAATGCCTATCATGGATGGTATAACCGCTTTGCCTGAGATCAAAAAGAACTGGCCACATATCAAAGTAATTATGCTTACGATGCTGGATGACCATAGTATGATCACCAGGCTGATGGAACTAGGAGCAAATAGCTACTTAAGCAAAACAAGTGATAGTGAAATAATTTATGAAGCCATTAAAACTGTTTTTGAACAAGAGTATTATTTTAATTCGCTAACGAATAAAGCCTTGCTTGTAAATCTTAAGCAAAAAAATGTAGCGATGCCACAAAAGATGGCCCACGAAGATGTAAAATTATCCGATAAAGAAATTACCATTTTAAAGTTGATGTGTGATGAAAAGAGTACGAAGGAGATTGCGGAGGCTGTAGATCTTAGTCCTCGTACAGTAGAAGCGATGAGAGATAAATTAAAAGTAAAGACAGGCGCAAAAAATACAGCAGGCTTAATTATGTACGCTGTAAAACATAAATTGATAGGCGAAGAAATGTAA
- a CDS encoding endonuclease MutS2: MKFFPESTLHQLEFDKVKDLLAAHCSTEYAKTKALSLRIHTRKDFIEIALQQANEYKTLLQSGGYFPNDFVHNISKELKLLGIPGATLSGEQFLHIRKLTVNAGNIFRWFTVEMRETFPGLARVIENNYYEKVIIQLIDEVLDGVGVVKDTASEELADIRQKLYRKRTELRRVFDRIVQKLNKEGYLADIEESFMNGRRVLAVFAEQKRKVKGVLHSESDSRRTSFIEPEETTELNNEIFSLEYEEQKEVHRILRVLTQQLSIYAVLLKSYYDMAGEYDLIRAKAKFAIDIKGSYPMLHDRAHVKLITAYHPLLLLYNTKNNKPTVPIDLTLDDQNSILVISGPNAGGKTVTLKTVGLTQVMMQAGLLVSVSPDSEMGIFKQLLIHIGDTQSIEFELSTYSSHLKNMKYFIEHANGKTLFFIDELGSGSDPNLGGAFAEVIMEELAFKHAFGIVTTHYLNLKVMANKVKGIINGAMQFDEKNLLPLYKLQIGKPGSSYTFSIAERIGLDKKLLAKARTLVDEEHFRLDKLLNRTEQDLQKIDKEKAMLNKLLAENEKLKKEMQQVLQKELHKQEIERLQQQNKISEEKINYLKDMERRLKAMVIEWRKTDDKASVVKTIHALLFNQKERKPKEHQSKKGDDKYEEVVREMKVGDKVKMKKNRQVGVVKELRGKKAVIQVGVIPITVALEDLVILVEKPIIKATAKSSE, from the coding sequence ATGAAATTCTTTCCGGAGTCGACCCTCCATCAGCTTGAGTTTGATAAAGTAAAAGACTTGCTGGCAGCACATTGTTCTACGGAGTATGCTAAAACAAAAGCATTGTCTTTGCGCATACATACCCGTAAGGATTTTATAGAAATAGCATTGCAGCAGGCAAATGAATATAAAACTCTCTTGCAAAGCGGCGGATATTTTCCTAATGATTTTGTACATAATATTTCTAAGGAATTAAAATTGTTGGGTATACCGGGGGCAACGCTGAGTGGCGAACAGTTTTTGCATATCAGAAAATTGACTGTTAATGCAGGAAATATTTTCCGTTGGTTTACGGTGGAAATGAGAGAGACATTTCCCGGTTTGGCAAGGGTAATTGAAAATAATTATTACGAAAAGGTAATTATACAGTTAATTGATGAGGTACTTGATGGGGTAGGTGTTGTCAAAGATACAGCCAGTGAGGAGTTGGCAGATATCAGGCAAAAATTATATCGTAAACGCACAGAACTGCGCCGTGTGTTTGATCGTATTGTGCAGAAGTTGAATAAGGAAGGATATTTAGCAGATATCGAAGAAAGTTTTATGAATGGGAGAAGGGTGTTGGCTGTATTTGCTGAGCAAAAACGTAAAGTCAAAGGAGTTTTGCATAGCGAAAGCGACAGCCGTCGTACAAGCTTTATAGAGCCGGAAGAAACTACAGAACTTAATAATGAAATATTTTCTTTAGAGTATGAAGAACAAAAAGAAGTGCACAGGATTCTTCGTGTGCTTACACAACAGCTAAGCATATACGCTGTATTATTGAAAAGTTATTATGATATGGCAGGCGAATATGACCTGATCCGGGCCAAAGCGAAGTTTGCCATTGATATAAAAGGCAGCTATCCGATGCTGCATGACAGAGCCCATGTAAAACTCATTACTGCATATCATCCTTTACTTTTATTATATAATACTAAAAACAATAAGCCAACGGTTCCAATTGATTTGACATTAGATGATCAGAATAGTATCCTGGTGATCAGTGGCCCCAACGCTGGCGGTAAAACAGTTACATTAAAAACGGTTGGTCTTACCCAGGTTATGATGCAGGCAGGTTTACTGGTATCGGTAAGCCCAGATAGTGAGATGGGTATCTTCAAACAATTATTGATACATATCGGCGATACACAAAGCATAGAATTTGAATTGAGTACTTATTCTTCTCATTTAAAGAATATGAAATACTTTATAGAGCATGCGAATGGTAAAACACTTTTCTTTATTGATGAATTGGGAAGCGGCTCTGATCCAAATTTAGGCGGAGCTTTTGCTGAAGTGATTATGGAGGAGTTGGCATTTAAACATGCATTTGGTATTGTAACCACCCATTACCTCAATCTAAAAGTGATGGCCAATAAAGTGAAAGGTATTATCAATGGCGCCATGCAATTTGATGAAAAAAATCTCTTGCCACTATATAAATTACAGATCGGCAAGCCGGGGAGTTCATATACTTTCTCTATTGCCGAACGTATTGGGTTAGATAAAAAATTACTTGCCAAGGCTAGAACATTAGTGGATGAAGAGCATTTCAGGCTGGATAAATTGCTGAACCGGACGGAGCAGGATCTGCAAAAAATTGATAAAGAAAAGGCAATGTTAAATAAGTTGCTGGCCGAGAATGAGAAATTGAAAAAAGAAATGCAGCAGGTGCTGCAAAAAGAATTGCATAAACAGGAAATAGAGAGGTTGCAGCAACAGAACAAAATATCCGAGGAAAAAATAAATTACCTGAAGGATATGGAACGTCGTCTGAAAGCGATGGTGATAGAATGGCGTAAAACAGACGATAAGGCAAGTGTGGTAAAAACGATACATGCTTTACTGTTCAATCAAAAAGAAAGAAAGCCCAAAGAGCATCAGTCAAAGAAAGGAGATGATAAATACGAGGAAGTAGTGAGAGAAATGAAAGTGGGAGATAAAGTAAAAATGAAAAAAAATCGTCAGGTCGGTGTTGTAAAAGAATTGCGTGGCAAAAAAGCTGTTATACAGGTTGGTGTTATTCCCATTACTGTTGCTTTAGAAGACTTGGTAATATTGGTGGAAAAGCCAATAATAAAAGCCACTGCAAAGAGCAGCGAATAA
- the fabD gene encoding ACP S-malonyltransferase, with translation MAHAYVFPGQGSQFSGMGKNLYESNPLAKELFEQANDILGFRISDAMFSGSDEDLKQTNVTQPAVFLHSVVAYKTLSGVKPDMVAGHSLGEFSSLVANNTLNFEDALRLVSIRAKAMQKACELNPSTMAAVLALADDKVEEICAEVLRETGEIVVPANYNCPGQLVISGSIIGIEIACEKMKMAGAKRALVLPVGGAFHSPLMLPAKEELAAAIEATTFNVPSCPVYQNVVAHAVTDPVSIKRNLIDQLTGAVKWTQIVQAMITDGATRFTEVGPGKVLQGLVQKVNKEMVVDGVN, from the coding sequence ATGGCACATGCGTATGTATTTCCCGGTCAAGGATCACAATTCAGTGGAATGGGAAAAAATTTATATGAATCAAATCCTTTGGCGAAAGAATTGTTTGAACAGGCAAATGATATTTTGGGGTTTCGTATTTCAGATGCGATGTTTTCCGGCTCTGATGAAGATCTGAAACAAACCAATGTAACACAACCGGCAGTTTTTTTACATTCAGTAGTTGCATATAAAACTTTATCGGGTGTAAAACCGGACATGGTTGCCGGACATTCATTGGGTGAATTTTCTTCATTGGTGGCAAACAATACGCTCAATTTTGAAGATGCCTTGAGATTAGTATCTATTAGGGCAAAAGCTATGCAAAAAGCTTGTGAATTGAATCCTTCAACAATGGCGGCTGTATTGGCATTAGCAGATGATAAAGTAGAAGAAATTTGCGCTGAAGTGTTAAGAGAAACAGGTGAAATAGTTGTTCCTGCAAATTATAATTGCCCCGGCCAATTAGTAATAAGCGGTTCAATTATAGGCATTGAAATTGCCTGCGAAAAAATGAAAATGGCAGGTGCTAAGAGAGCATTGGTATTACCTGTAGGCGGAGCATTTCACTCACCGCTGATGTTGCCGGCAAAAGAAGAATTAGCCGCAGCAATTGAAGCAACCACATTCAATGTTCCCTCATGTCCGGTATATCAGAATGTTGTGGCACATGCGGTTACTGATCCTGTATCAATAAAAAGAAATTTAATAGATCAGTTGACAGGAGCTGTTAAATGGACACAGATTGTACAGGCGATGATCACTGACGGTGCTACACGTTTTACAGAAGTGGGGCCTGGTAAAGTATTGCAGGGACTTGTTCAAAAAGTGAACAAAGAGATGGTTGTAGATGGGGTGAATTAA
- a CDS encoding phosphorylase family protein gives MKILLVAATKHEIDPTLINNVTDVLFTGVGVPATLYHLQKKIHHFHYNMVIQAGIAGAFTHILPLGETVLVKKDTFGDLAIEEKGKLSHIFSEGLGDKNEFPYNKGWLVNDHGYLSFSDLQPVKAITINKISDSETQKHQLIETYHPEIESMEGAALHYVCLQENIPFLQIRSISNYVGERDKTKWKMKFAIANLNEELAKIIDHLKG, from the coding sequence ATGAAAATTCTGTTAGTGGCCGCTACAAAGCATGAAATTGACCCCACTCTGATAAATAACGTCACAGACGTATTATTTACAGGTGTAGGTGTACCGGCCACATTGTATCATTTACAAAAAAAAATACATCATTTTCATTATAACATGGTTATACAGGCCGGAATAGCCGGAGCTTTTACACATATACTACCATTGGGGGAAACGGTTTTGGTAAAGAAAGACACCTTCGGTGATCTTGCTATAGAAGAAAAAGGAAAACTAAGTCATATTTTCTCAGAAGGATTAGGAGACAAAAATGAGTTTCCTTACAACAAAGGATGGCTGGTCAATGACCATGGTTATCTTTCCTTTTCCGACCTGCAGCCAGTAAAAGCAATTACAATCAATAAAATAAGTGATAGCGAAACACAAAAGCATCAACTGATAGAAACATACCACCCCGAAATTGAAAGTATGGAAGGCGCCGCTTTGCATTATGTCTGTCTTCAGGAAAATATTCCTTTCTTACAAATACGCAGCATTAGTAATTATGTAGGAGAAAGAGATAAAACCAAATGGAAAATGAAATTTGCAATTGCTAACCTCAATGAAGAACTAGCTAAAATAATAGACCACCTAAAGGGATAA
- a CDS encoding glycoside hydrolase family 71/99-like protein, giving the protein MFHKKLPFLFICLCLHFHVICQTVPAAQSVTGKVICGYQGWFNAYGDGSPVARWAHWSAGTYQSNTGQPAPGAVKFEAYPAVDEYDAGSLFQTGLGNTAEGNPAKLFSSYKAAVIDKHFEWMQQNEIDGVALQRFIGETFDGVFKANRDSITARVKRSAEAHERIFYLMYDISGLDVTKFDSIKTDWQNNMVGKLHITSSPYYVQQNNKPVVCLWGFGFTDRPGSASQCLDVINFFKNNGCFVIGGVPTNWRTGTGDSKAGFSSVYTAYDMISPWSVGRFSNNTGADDFKNNYLSPDLTYCNANNLLYQPVVFPGFAWSNWNGGLQNQIPRNKGEFLWRQVYNIKQLGISNGYVAMFDEYDEGTAITKMADSYYTVPSNQYFLTTSADGTYLSNDFYLRLTGKATKMIKGIDPLNASVTTPYSNGPIWFRTSLETKYDAMPGWTDSPDPGTTVTNMVGYTSSISPECSVVSETNHIGTHALRYSAKDNSADSSYMYFRVFPVNIPINSYTKLSFWTYPQMNLSRYVSVDLVMSDGTTLRNSGATDTTGISMHPSAGRGAVNTWTQTVSNIGLWLNGKTINRICIGYDHAPETGTLRGYIDDISIYEGDNAVYRFIGNGNWDVASNWSNNSIPPANLSGGYIFIDPVLNGECVLNIPQQQVNNKNTIIVNSGKKFRILGNLIINN; this is encoded by the coding sequence ATGTTTCATAAAAAGCTGCCATTTCTATTCATCTGTCTTTGTTTACATTTTCACGTCATTTGTCAAACAGTCCCTGCTGCACAATCTGTTACTGGTAAGGTTATATGTGGTTACCAGGGATGGTTTAATGCATATGGAGATGGATCCCCTGTTGCCAGATGGGCTCATTGGTCGGCTGGCACTTATCAAAGTAATACCGGGCAACCTGCCCCGGGTGCCGTCAAGTTTGAAGCATATCCTGCTGTTGATGAATATGACGCCGGATCACTTTTTCAAACAGGGCTGGGCAATACAGCAGAAGGTAACCCCGCCAAACTTTTTTCATCATATAAAGCAGCGGTCATTGACAAGCATTTTGAATGGATGCAGCAAAATGAGATCGATGGTGTGGCATTACAAAGATTTATCGGAGAAACATTTGATGGTGTTTTTAAAGCAAACAGAGACAGCATAACAGCCAGGGTTAAACGCTCTGCAGAGGCTCACGAACGTATATTTTATTTAATGTATGATATCAGCGGACTGGATGTTACAAAATTTGACTCTATCAAAACAGATTGGCAAAACAATATGGTGGGCAAATTACACATTACCTCTTCCCCTTACTATGTTCAACAAAATAACAAACCTGTAGTATGTCTTTGGGGCTTTGGCTTTACCGACAGACCGGGCAGTGCATCTCAATGCCTTGATGTGATCAATTTTTTTAAAAATAATGGTTGCTTTGTAATTGGCGGTGTCCCTACAAACTGGAGAACCGGCACCGGGGATTCCAAAGCCGGATTCAGCTCAGTTTATACTGCATACGACATGATATCTCCCTGGAGTGTAGGCAGATTCAGCAACAATACCGGAGCAGACGACTTCAAAAACAATTATCTAAGCCCAGATCTAACTTATTGCAACGCAAACAATCTATTATATCAACCGGTAGTATTTCCAGGTTTTGCATGGTCTAATTGGAATGGAGGATTACAGAACCAGATACCAAGAAATAAAGGTGAATTTTTATGGAGACAGGTTTACAATATCAAACAGTTGGGTATAAGTAATGGATATGTTGCTATGTTTGATGAATATGATGAAGGAACTGCTATTACTAAAATGGCCGATAGTTATTATACAGTGCCATCCAACCAATATTTTTTAACAACTAGTGCTGATGGAACTTATCTGTCTAATGATTTTTATTTACGACTTACCGGCAAGGCCACCAAAATGATCAAAGGTATTGATCCGTTAAATGCATCCGTAACAACTCCATATTCAAACGGCCCAATTTGGTTCCGTACAAGTTTGGAAACAAAATATGATGCAATGCCCGGCTGGACAGACTCTCCTGACCCAGGAACAACTGTTACAAATATGGTGGGCTATACCAGTTCTATCAGTCCTGAGTGCAGCGTTGTAAGTGAAACAAATCATATTGGCACACATGCACTGAGATATTCTGCTAAAGATAATTCTGCAGACTCCTCGTATATGTATTTTCGTGTTTTCCCTGTAAACATCCCAATAAACAGCTACACAAAACTCAGTTTTTGGACCTATCCGCAAATGAATTTATCAAGATATGTTTCTGTTGATCTGGTAATGAGTGATGGCACTACATTACGTAATAGCGGTGCTACAGATACTACTGGTATTTCCATGCATCCGTCTGCAGGAAGAGGTGCTGTTAATACCTGGACACAAACCGTATCAAATATTGGTTTATGGCTAAATGGAAAGACCATTAATAGAATTTGTATCGGATACGACCATGCTCCTGAAACAGGAACCTTACGTGGATATATAGACGATATTTCAATTTACGAGGGAGACAATGCTGTATATAGATTTATCGGAAATGGCAATTGGGATGTAGCTTCGAACTGGAGTAACAATAGTATCCCCCCTGCAAATCTCTCAGGCGGCTATATTTTTATAGACCCGGTACTGAATGGAGAGTGTGTGCTGAATATCCCTCAACAACAAGTAAATAACAAGAATACGATCATTGTAAATTCAGGAAAGAAATTCAGGATCCTGGGTAACCTAATTATTAACAACTGA
- a CDS encoding cryptochrome/photolyase family protein produces the protein MPTVNIFWFRRDLRLNDNAALYHALKDSHPVVPVFIFDRNILDKLEDKTDRRVAFIHAAIIELQQELLAIGSAIEVYYGAPLEVYRALLSKYKINKVFANHDYEPYALEREKAIADLLQAHGATLHTYKDQVIFEKDEVLKDDGKPYTVFTPYSKKWKATLKDFHLKAYPTEKYFSNFYKQPVQEILLLQSMGFKEVGQLFPSKQLNEEIVKKYKEQRDFPGIDSTSKLGLHLRFGTVSIRAVAEKGRALCETYLNELIWRDFYHMILWHFPQVGMGKAFKPEYDTIEWRRDQGEFEKWCNGQTGYPIVDAGMRELNATGFMHNRVRMVVASFLTKHLLLDWRLGEAYFAQKLLDFDLAANNGGWQWAAGSGCDAAPYFRIFNPYLQTQKFDPQLTYIKKWVPEFQEFNYPKPIVEHELARNRCLEVYAMALKK, from the coding sequence ATGCCCACAGTTAATATTTTCTGGTTCAGGAGAGATCTGCGTTTAAATGATAATGCAGCACTATACCATGCTTTAAAAGATAGCCATCCGGTTGTTCCTGTTTTTATATTTGATAGAAACATTCTGGATAAACTGGAAGATAAAACTGATAGGAGAGTAGCATTTATACATGCTGCTATCATTGAGTTGCAGCAGGAGCTTTTGGCTATTGGTTCTGCAATTGAAGTGTATTATGGTGCACCGCTCGAAGTATACCGGGCACTTTTATCAAAATACAAGATCAATAAGGTCTTTGCCAACCATGATTATGAACCCTATGCTTTGGAAAGGGAGAAGGCAATTGCTGATTTGTTGCAGGCACATGGAGCCACTTTACATACCTATAAGGATCAGGTTATATTTGAAAAGGATGAGGTGCTGAAAGATGATGGTAAGCCGTATACAGTTTTTACCCCTTATAGTAAAAAGTGGAAAGCGACTTTAAAAGATTTTCATTTGAAAGCTTATCCTACCGAAAAATATTTTTCAAATTTTTATAAACAGCCGGTGCAAGAAATTTTATTATTACAGTCAATGGGGTTTAAGGAGGTTGGCCAGCTTTTTCCTTCTAAACAATTGAATGAAGAAATTGTAAAAAAATATAAAGAACAAAGAGATTTTCCTGGCATAGACAGCACATCGAAATTAGGATTACACCTGCGTTTCGGCACTGTAAGTATCAGGGCAGTAGCAGAAAAGGGAAGAGCGCTGTGTGAAACGTATTTAAATGAATTGATCTGGAGAGATTTCTATCATATGATCCTGTGGCATTTTCCACAAGTAGGAATGGGAAAAGCTTTTAAACCTGAATATGATACTATAGAATGGCGAAGAGATCAAGGAGAGTTTGAGAAATGGTGTAATGGACAAACAGGCTATCCGATCGTTGATGCTGGGATGAGAGAATTGAATGCAACAGGGTTTATGCATAATCGTGTACGCATGGTAGTGGCATCTTTCTTGACTAAGCATTTATTACTTGACTGGCGTTTAGGTGAAGCCTACTTTGCACAAAAGCTATTGGATTTTGATCTGGCAGCAAATAATGGAGGCTGGCAATGGGCTGCAGGTAGTGGTTGTGATGCAGCTCCCTATTTCAGAATCTTTAATCCTTATTTGCAAACACAAAAATTTGACCCACAATTGACCTATATAAAAAAATGGGTGCCGGAATTCCAGGAATTCAATTACCCAAAACCTATAGTAGAACATGAATTGGCAAGAAACCGTTGTTTGGAAGTATATGCTATGGCGCTAAAAAAATGA